From the Coriobacteriia bacterium genome, one window contains:
- a CDS encoding universal stress protein — MLRTVLLPVDFTEDNALILAFAKGLPSIGVRRVILAHVVEVPGVEGHLIAQRVDEALEAIRAFAPELEAAGLLVEVRVATGDTVEEIGALAIESQVDGVVYGSHAKTVMDQLLAGSVSERLLRDATIPHLVVRFDLLRNQSSPESLLRHFGEKIVLPTDFSLSAARAFTVAIDLPKGVIKHLFLVHAIDPALTGEKLRRASEGAEFQLKNLQAMCSQQGITSSPTTTQEAPIPGILKEIDERRATGVIVGTRGRNAVQEVLLGSVSMTLLRQASCPVLIVP; from the coding sequence ATGCTGCGAACAGTACTCCTGCCGGTCGACTTCACCGAAGACAACGCGCTCATACTGGCGTTCGCCAAGGGACTGCCCTCTATCGGGGTCCGGCGGGTCATCCTCGCTCACGTGGTCGAGGTCCCGGGCGTGGAAGGGCATCTCATCGCACAGCGTGTGGACGAGGCGCTCGAGGCGATCCGCGCATTCGCTCCCGAACTGGAGGCGGCGGGACTGCTCGTCGAGGTCCGGGTCGCCACCGGCGACACGGTCGAGGAGATCGGTGCGCTCGCGATCGAGAGCCAGGTAGACGGCGTCGTCTACGGCTCGCACGCCAAGACGGTGATGGACCAGCTGCTCGCAGGCTCGGTATCCGAGCGCCTGCTGCGCGACGCGACGATCCCGCACCTCGTGGTGCGCTTCGACCTGCTCCGCAACCAGAGTTCGCCCGAATCGCTGCTTCGGCACTTCGGAGAGAAGATCGTGCTCCCCACGGACTTCTCGCTGTCGGCCGCACGTGCGTTCACGGTTGCGATCGACCTGCCCAAGGGCGTCATCAAGCACCTGTTCCTCGTCCATGCGATTGATCCGGCGCTCACCGGCGAGAAGCTGCGGCGCGCTTCGGAAGGGGCCGAGTTCCAGCTCAAGAACCTGCAGGCGATGTGCAGTCAGCAGGGGATCACGTCGAGTCCCACGACCACGCAGGAGGCCCCGATCCCCGGGATTCTGAAGGAGATCGACGAACGTCGCGCGACCGGCGTGATCGTCGGAACGCGTGGCCGCAACGCCGTGCAGGAAGTGCTGCTCGGCAGTGTCTCGATGACGCTGCTGCGGCAGGCGAGCTGCCCCGTTCTCATCGTGCCGTAA
- the carA gene encoding glutamine-hydrolyzing carbamoyl-phosphate synthase small subunit — MASGNDTRARALLVLEDGTFFEGFSCGAPGESFGEIVFNTSMTGYQEILTDPSYTGQIIAMTFPHIGIYGVNAADVESRSIFASGLVVRELSATASNWRSEETLGAYLERLGVVAIEGVDTRRLTRHVREAGAMRAVLSTVDLDVASLLAKVRASESLVGRDLVSGAAAGSSYRWGAEAPPECEVPVDTGVLAGLPRYRVVAYDSGLKYNIMRRLSEAGCEVTVVPPSTTADEALALEPDGIFFANGPGDPAAVAYLYSTLRDLLGVRPIFGICLGHQMLSLALGAETYKLKYGHRGGNQPVKNLVTGAVEVTSQNHGFCVDFGSIGPLLAEDSRGLELDPNDLGAWVRAGVAPVVRSSVHGRVQLTHVNLNDMTTAGVRTLDLPAFSVQYHPEAAPGPHDARYLFRAFTRLMDGRPDLFGEMDGE; from the coding sequence GTGGCTTCCGGCAACGACACCCGCGCCCGCGCGCTGCTTGTGCTCGAAGACGGCACGTTCTTCGAGGGCTTCAGCTGCGGCGCGCCCGGCGAGAGCTTCGGCGAGATCGTCTTCAACACCTCGATGACCGGCTACCAGGAGATCCTCACCGATCCTTCCTACACCGGGCAGATCATCGCGATGACCTTCCCACACATCGGCATCTACGGCGTGAACGCCGCCGACGTGGAGTCGCGCAGCATCTTCGCGTCCGGGCTGGTGGTGCGTGAGCTTTCGGCCACGGCCTCCAACTGGCGTTCCGAGGAGACACTGGGCGCGTACCTTGAACGCCTCGGCGTGGTCGCGATCGAGGGCGTGGACACGCGGCGCCTCACGCGTCATGTGCGCGAGGCGGGGGCGATGCGCGCGGTGCTCTCGACGGTGGACCTCGACGTGGCCTCGTTGCTTGCGAAGGTGAGAGCGTCCGAGTCGCTCGTGGGGCGCGACCTTGTGAGCGGCGCGGCGGCGGGAAGCAGTTACCGTTGGGGCGCAGAGGCGCCACCCGAATGCGAAGTGCCTGTGGACACGGGCGTGCTCGCGGGGCTGCCACGCTACCGCGTGGTGGCGTACGACTCGGGCCTCAAGTACAACATCATGCGTCGGCTGTCCGAGGCAGGCTGCGAGGTCACCGTGGTGCCGCCGTCGACGACCGCAGACGAGGCGCTCGCGCTCGAGCCCGACGGCATCTTCTTCGCCAACGGCCCGGGCGACCCGGCGGCCGTGGCGTATCTCTACAGCACGCTCAGGGACCTGCTCGGCGTGCGGCCGATCTTCGGCATCTGCCTCGGACACCAGATGCTCTCGCTCGCGCTCGGCGCAGAGACGTACAAGCTCAAGTACGGGCATCGTGGGGGCAACCAGCCGGTGAAGAACCTCGTGACGGGCGCGGTGGAGGTCACGTCGCAGAACCACGGCTTCTGCGTTGACTTCGGCTCGATCGGCCCGCTCCTGGCCGAGGACTCGCGGGGGCTCGAGCTTGACCCGAACGATCTTGGGGCGTGGGTGCGCGCAGGTGTGGCACCGGTGGTACGCTCGTCGGTGCACGGTCGGGTGCAGCTCACGCACGTGAACCTCAACGACATGACGACCGCGGGGGTGCGCACGCTCGACCTGCCCGCGTTCTCGGTCCAGTACCACCCCGAGGCGGCTCCCGGCCCGCACGACGCACGGTACCTGTTCCGCGCGTTCACGCGACTCATGGACGGTCGCCCCGACCTGTTCGGCGAGATGGACGGAGAGTGA
- a CDS encoding dihydroorotase, with protein MALLLKGGRVVDAAIGLDAVLDIIVKDGHIVGVGTDLKLERGETVDCAEKVVLPGLADVHVHLREPGREYKETIESGTRAAAHGGFAAVACMPNTDPICDNGSKVRFIVERAAANGAVRVYPVGAITKGQAGEQLAEIGDMIAEGAVAFSDDGKGIQSAGMTRIAMDYIKRFGATLIAHCEDESLAGHGVVNEGVVSTRMGLPGIPAAAEETMVARDIALAELTGCRLHLAHLSTAGSVALVREAKARGVRVTCEVTPHHLFLDEDALATYDTNLKMNPPLRTAEDRQALVAGLLDGTVDCIATDHAPHAPHEKELEFELAPFGTTGLETALPLVITNLVAAGTLGWTEVTNLMCHGPRLALGLPEVRLEAGFPADITIVDPEARVEVTADWFVSKSRNSAFVGSSLLGKASDVLVGGKWALRNGKVVG; from the coding sequence GTGGCGCTGCTGCTTAAAGGAGGGCGGGTGGTCGACGCCGCCATCGGGCTCGATGCGGTGCTCGACATCATCGTGAAGGACGGCCACATCGTCGGCGTGGGCACGGACCTCAAGCTCGAGCGTGGCGAGACGGTCGACTGCGCCGAGAAGGTCGTGCTGCCGGGCCTCGCGGACGTGCACGTGCATCTGCGCGAGCCGGGTCGTGAGTACAAGGAGACGATCGAGAGCGGTACCCGCGCTGCGGCGCACGGCGGTTTCGCCGCGGTAGCCTGCATGCCGAACACCGACCCCATCTGCGACAACGGCTCCAAGGTCCGCTTCATCGTGGAGCGCGCGGCCGCGAACGGAGCGGTGCGCGTCTATCCCGTTGGCGCGATCACCAAAGGGCAGGCCGGCGAGCAGCTCGCCGAGATCGGCGACATGATCGCCGAGGGTGCGGTTGCCTTCTCCGACGATGGCAAGGGGATCCAGTCGGCAGGCATGACCCGCATCGCGATGGACTACATCAAGCGCTTTGGCGCCACGCTCATCGCACACTGCGAGGACGAGTCGCTTGCAGGACACGGCGTGGTGAACGAGGGCGTCGTCTCCACGCGCATGGGGCTGCCGGGCATCCCGGCTGCTGCCGAGGAGACGATGGTCGCGCGCGACATCGCGCTTGCCGAGCTCACGGGCTGCAGGTTGCATCTCGCGCACCTCTCGACTGCGGGCTCGGTCGCGCTCGTGCGGGAAGCGAAGGCGCGCGGCGTGCGCGTGACCTGTGAGGTCACGCCGCACCACCTGTTCCTCGACGAGGACGCGCTTGCGACCTACGACACAAACCTCAAGATGAACCCGCCGCTGCGCACGGCAGAAGACCGCCAGGCGCTCGTGGCAGGCCTCCTAGACGGTACGGTGGACTGCATCGCCACGGACCATGCGCCGCACGCGCCGCATGAGAAGGAGCTTGAGTTCGAGCTCGCGCCGTTCGGCACCACCGGCCTGGAGACCGCGCTTCCGCTGGTGATCACGAACCTCGTGGCTGCCGGCACGCTCGGCTGGACCGAGGTCACGAACCTCATGTGCCACGGGCCGCGGCTGGCGCTCGGCCTGCCCGAGGTCCGCCTCGAAGCCGGCTTTCCGGCCGACATCACGATCGTAGATCCCGAAGCGCGCGTTGAGGTCACGGCCGACTGGTTCGTCTCCAAGTCGCGCAACTCGGCGTTTGTGGGCAGCAGCCTGCTCGGTAAGGCGAGCGACGTGCTCGTGGGCGGGAAATGGGCGCTCCGCAACGGGAAGGTGGTCGGTTAG
- a CDS encoding aspartate carbamoyltransferase catalytic subunit, with translation MTMDDVSAEEIALILDTAESFAEVNQRRIKKLPTLRGRTIVNLFFEPSTRTRTSFEIAAKRLSADGINFSASASATVKGETLLDTAKTLAAMSCDLVVVRHKYAGAPQMLAEVMGCSIVNGGDGVHEHPTQALLDLYTMRQALGKLAGLRVGIVGDICHSRVAGSLVPALRKMGATPIVIGPPTLMPARPDVLGAEVAWDLDEVLPTLDVCYLLRVQFERAEVMPFPSNREYATLYGMNMARMAKLPSHAIVMHPGPMNRGVEISADVADSSRSVILGQVESGVAVRMAVMYLLLGGADSGAAA, from the coding sequence ATGACGATGGACGATGTCTCAGCCGAGGAGATCGCACTCATCCTCGACACCGCGGAATCCTTCGCCGAAGTGAACCAGCGCCGCATCAAGAAGCTCCCGACGCTTCGCGGCCGCACCATCGTGAACCTCTTCTTCGAGCCGTCCACGCGGACGCGCACCTCCTTCGAGATCGCGGCCAAGCGCCTCTCGGCCGACGGCATCAACTTCTCGGCATCGGCTTCGGCGACCGTCAAGGGCGAGACGCTGCTCGACACCGCCAAGACGCTCGCGGCGATGAGCTGCGACTTGGTGGTTGTGCGCCACAAGTACGCGGGCGCGCCGCAGATGCTTGCCGAGGTGATGGGCTGCTCGATCGTCAACGGCGGCGACGGCGTGCACGAGCACCCCACGCAGGCGCTGCTCGATCTTTACACGATGCGCCAGGCGCTCGGGAAGCTTGCTGGACTGCGTGTGGGCATCGTGGGCGACATCTGCCACTCGCGGGTGGCCGGCTCGCTCGTCCCCGCGCTCCGCAAGATGGGGGCGACGCCGATCGTGATCGGCCCACCCACGCTCATGCCGGCCAGGCCGGACGTGCTCGGCGCCGAGGTGGCGTGGGACCTCGATGAGGTACTGCCCACGCTCGACGTGTGCTACCTGCTGCGCGTGCAGTTCGAGCGCGCCGAGGTGATGCCATTCCCGAGCAACCGCGAGTACGCGACGCTCTACGGCATGAACATGGCGCGGATGGCCAAGCTGCCCTCGCACGCGATCGTGATGCACCCGGGTCCGATGAACCGCGGCGTGGAGATCTCGGCCGATGTGGCCGACTCCTCGCGCAGCGTCATCCTCGGCCAGGTCGAGTCCGGAGTGGCGGTCCGCATGGCCGTCATGTACCTGCTGCTGGGAGGTGCCGACAGTGGCGCTGCTGCTTAA